Genomic DNA from Candidatus Krumholzibacteriia bacterium:
GAGCGCACGCCACCGGACTTCCACTTCATCGTCAAGCTGCACGGCGACATGACGCATCAGCGGAGTCGCGATCCGGCCCTCTATCGTGATTTCGGTGCGGCCCTCGTCCCCCTCGCCGACGCCGGACGTCTCCGCGGTCTGCTGGCGCAGTTCCCCTACGGCTTCAAGAACACCGAGGAGAACCGCCGTTTCCTGGCGGAAATGCGCGAGCGCCTGGCGCCACATCCTCTGTTCGTGGAGTTCCGTCACGA
This window encodes:
- a CDS encoding DUF72 domain-containing protein, producing MPETPAVVSAGERRAQQADVHVGTSGYSFKDWVGPFYPAGTKPAEQLSYYAQRFDCLEVNVTYYRVPDAKLLGGMAERTPPDFHFIVKLHGDMTHQRSRDPALYRDFGAALVPLADAGRLRGLLAQFPYGFKNTEENRRFLAEMRERLAPHPLFVEFRH